From candidate division KSB1 bacterium, a single genomic window includes:
- the folB gene encoding dihydroneopterin aldolase, with the protein MDVIRLSNMVFYAYHGVDEGERDAGQRFEVDVELAADLRLPGRTDRLRDTIDARQVYRVVEEVVIQGDFRLVEALAENIAAALLEHFPVQGVVVRVRKPFAPIPGVCDGIEVEIAREA; encoded by the coding sequence TTGGACGTTATTAGGTTGAGCAACATGGTTTTCTACGCCTACCACGGCGTGGACGAGGGCGAACGCGATGCTGGTCAGCGCTTCGAAGTGGACGTGGAACTGGCTGCTGACCTCCGCCTGCCAGGACGAACTGACCGCCTGCGCGACACTATCGACGCCAGACAGGTTTACCGTGTGGTGGAGGAAGTGGTCATTCAAGGGGATTTTCGGCTGGTCGAGGCCCTGGCAGAAAACATTGCCGCGGCGCTGTTGGAACATTTCCCGGTGCAGGGGGTAGTAGTGCGGGTCCGTAAGCCCTTTGCCCCAATTCCAGGGGTGTGCGATGGCATCGAGGTGGAAATTGCCCGCGAAGCGTAA
- the groES gene encoding co-chaperone GroES, translated as MNIKPLADRVVIKPLEPEEKKQGGIIIPDTAKEKPQQGEVIAVGPGKVSESGQKIPMEVKKGDRVLYGKYSGTEVTVDGEELLIMRESDILAII; from the coding sequence ATGAACATCAAGCCGTTAGCTGACCGTGTGGTGATCAAGCCTCTGGAGCCCGAGGAAAAGAAACAAGGGGGGATTATCATCCCCGACACGGCGAAAGAGAAGCCGCAGCAGGGCGAGGTGATTGCCGTGGGGCCAGGCAAGGTGAGCGAGTCCGGACAGAAGATCCCCATGGAAGTGAAGAAAGGCGATCGCGTGCTTTATGGTAAGTACTCAGGCACAGAAGTGACCGTAGATGGCGAGGAACTGCTCATCATGCGCGAGAGCGACATCCTTGCGATCATCTAA
- a CDS encoding NAD+ synthase, which produces MNETLRIALFQLNPTVGDLAGNAHLVIESLDRAREAGARVALFPELVVTGYPPEDLLLRPKFVEDSEAALQGIVAACRGLVAVVGFPHRDQAGLYNTAAVIADCKLAAQYYKICLPNYGVFDEKRYFVPGREVLLIDIDSVRLGVSVCEDLWVQDGVVETLAFSGGAQVVVNISCSPFHALKGREREEMMTERARHCRIFLAYCNVVGGQDELVFDGRSLVIAPTGEVLARGKAFQEDMIVVDLDVAEVARLRRKDAEFAARRRSFRSPYRKRRLRLPDLPQGARAPLPERQEESLTVEEEIWRALVLGTADYVRKNGFAHVVLGLSGGIDSALVAAVAADALGAEHVTGVSMPSIYTSERSLVDAERLAHNLGIELKVVPIHKTVACYREMLADQFRGLPEDVTEENIQARIRGNILMALANKFNWLVLATGNKSELGVGYCTIYGDMVGGFAVLKDVPKTMVYRLARYLNASRRREIIPESVLQRPPTAELRPNQKDEDSLPPYAVLDPILEAYVERDLSIAEIVALGFEPETVRRVVRMVEKSEYKRRQAAPGIKITPRAFGKDRRMPITNRYREE; this is translated from the coding sequence ATGAACGAAACGCTGAGAATAGCCCTTTTTCAACTGAACCCCACGGTCGGGGACTTGGCGGGAAACGCCCACTTGGTAATTGAGAGTCTTGATCGCGCCCGGGAGGCGGGGGCAAGAGTGGCGCTTTTCCCGGAGCTGGTGGTGACCGGTTACCCCCCCGAAGACCTTCTGCTCCGTCCGAAGTTTGTGGAGGACAGCGAAGCGGCGCTGCAAGGCATAGTCGCTGCATGTCGGGGTCTGGTCGCGGTGGTAGGGTTTCCGCACCGCGACCAGGCCGGGCTGTACAACACTGCCGCCGTGATCGCTGATTGTAAGCTGGCAGCACAGTACTACAAAATTTGTCTACCCAACTACGGGGTGTTTGACGAAAAGCGGTACTTTGTTCCCGGCCGCGAGGTCTTGTTGATCGATATAGATTCGGTGCGGTTAGGCGTCTCCGTGTGCGAGGACCTCTGGGTCCAGGATGGTGTGGTAGAAACCCTCGCTTTTAGCGGTGGAGCCCAAGTAGTGGTCAACATCTCCTGTTCCCCGTTCCATGCTCTGAAGGGGAGGGAGCGAGAAGAAATGATGACGGAGCGCGCCCGTCACTGCAGGATTTTCCTTGCATACTGCAATGTGGTGGGGGGGCAAGACGAGTTGGTATTCGACGGGCGGAGCTTGGTAATTGCGCCCACCGGCGAAGTCCTCGCGCGGGGCAAGGCGTTTCAGGAAGATATGATCGTCGTGGATCTTGATGTGGCTGAGGTCGCGCGCCTGCGGCGGAAGGATGCCGAATTTGCGGCGCGGAGGCGCTCCTTCCGCTCGCCGTACCGTAAGCGTCGCCTGCGCTTGCCAGATCTTCCTCAGGGAGCACGTGCGCCATTGCCAGAACGGCAGGAAGAATCCTTGACTGTGGAAGAAGAGATTTGGCGGGCGCTGGTGCTGGGCACGGCTGACTATGTGCGAAAAAACGGTTTTGCCCATGTAGTCCTTGGATTGAGCGGAGGGATCGATTCTGCACTGGTGGCTGCTGTAGCTGCGGATGCGCTGGGGGCCGAGCACGTAACCGGGGTTAGCATGCCATCAATCTACACCAGCGAGAGGAGCTTAGTTGATGCCGAGCGGCTGGCGCACAATCTGGGCATCGAATTGAAGGTCGTGCCGATACACAAAACTGTGGCGTGCTACCGCGAGATGCTGGCTGACCAGTTCCGTGGTTTGCCCGAGGATGTTACCGAGGAGAACATTCAGGCGCGCATTCGCGGCAACATCCTCATGGCCCTTGCGAACAAGTTCAACTGGCTGGTCCTGGCTACTGGTAACAAGAGCGAGCTTGGCGTAGGGTATTGCACCATCTACGGCGATATGGTGGGTGGGTTCGCGGTTTTGAAGGACGTCCCCAAGACGATGGTCTACCGACTGGCTCGTTACCTCAATGCATCGAGGCGGCGAGAGATCATTCCCGAGTCAGTACTACAGCGGCCGCCCACAGCCGAGTTGCGGCCGAACCAGAAGGACGAAGACTCCTTGCCACCCTATGCGGTGTTAGATCCCATCCTGGAGGCCTACGTGGAGCGGGACCTCAGCATTGCTGAGATCGTGGCCCTGGGCTTCGAGCCAGAGACCGTGCGGCGGGTGGTGCGCATGGTGGAAAAGAGCGAGTACAAACGCCGGCAAGCGGCGCCAGGCATCAAGATCACTCCCCGCGCGTTTGGCAAGGACAGGCGCATGCCCATCACCAATCGGTATCGCGAGGAATAG
- the groL gene encoding chaperonin GroEL (60 kDa chaperone family; promotes refolding of misfolded polypeptides especially under stressful conditions; forms two stacked rings of heptamers to form a barrel-shaped 14mer; ends can be capped by GroES; misfolded proteins enter the barrel where they are refolded when GroES binds), translating into MPKIISFDAEARAAIKRGVDKLADAVRVTLGPKGRNVVIDKKFGAPTSTKDGVTVAKEIELEDPFENMGAQLVREVASKTSDVAGDGTTTATIFAQGIFHEGMKNVTAGANPAHLKRGIDMAVAAVVEEIKRLSKPLPGKTEIAQVGAISANNDKSIGDLIADAMEKVGKDGVITVEEAKSTETTLEVVEGMQFDRGYISPYFVTDPDNMEAVLEEPLILIHDKKISVMKDLLPILEKVAQMGRSLLVIAEDVEGEALATLVVNKLRGTLKVAAVKAPGFGDRRKAMLEDIAILTGGRVISEEAGFKLENATTGDLGRAKRVTIDKDNTTIVEGGGDPAAIKGRIAQIKKQIETTTSDYDREKLQERLAKLAGGVAVLNVGAATEVEMKEKKARVEDALHATRAAVEEGIVPGGGVVFIRALPALDKLKVEGDEKVGVDIVRRVLEEPVRQIAENAGWEGSIVVQKVKDGEGAFGFNAETEKFEDLMKAGVIDPTKVARVALQNAASVAGLMLMTEALIAEKPEKEKSTPSMPPGSDMY; encoded by the coding sequence ATGCCAAAGATCATCAGTTTCGATGCCGAAGCGCGAGCAGCAATCAAGCGCGGTGTAGACAAACTGGCCGATGCGGTGCGTGTGACCCTGGGTCCGAAGGGGCGCAATGTCGTAATCGACAAGAAGTTTGGCGCTCCCACCAGCACCAAGGACGGTGTGACCGTTGCAAAGGAGATTGAACTGGAAGATCCCTTCGAGAACATGGGTGCCCAGTTGGTGCGGGAAGTGGCTTCTAAGACCAGCGACGTGGCCGGCGATGGCACCACAACGGCGACGATCTTCGCCCAGGGCATTTTCCACGAGGGCATGAAGAATGTAACCGCCGGCGCCAACCCTGCGCACTTGAAGCGCGGTATTGATATGGCGGTGGCCGCCGTGGTTGAGGAGATCAAGCGTCTGAGCAAGCCCCTGCCGGGCAAGACCGAAATCGCCCAGGTCGGCGCCATCTCTGCAAACAACGACAAGAGCATCGGCGACCTCATTGCTGACGCCATGGAGAAGGTGGGCAAGGACGGCGTGATCACCGTCGAAGAAGCCAAGTCCACCGAGACTACGCTCGAGGTCGTCGAGGGCATGCAGTTCGACCGCGGCTACATCTCTCCGTATTTCGTCACCGACCCTGACAACATGGAGGCGGTGCTGGAAGAGCCGCTGATCCTCATCCACGACAAGAAGATCAGCGTAATGAAGGACCTGCTGCCCATTCTGGAGAAGGTCGCGCAGATGGGTCGCTCCCTGTTGGTCATCGCCGAGGATGTGGAAGGCGAAGCCCTGGCTACCCTGGTGGTGAACAAGCTGCGTGGCACTCTCAAGGTGGCGGCGGTGAAGGCGCCCGGCTTTGGCGATCGCCGCAAGGCCATGCTGGAGGACATCGCCATCCTCACCGGTGGCCGCGTGATCTCCGAGGAAGCAGGCTTCAAATTGGAGAATGCCACCACTGGTGACCTCGGTCGGGCCAAGCGGGTGACCATTGACAAGGACAATACCACCATCGTCGAAGGTGGCGGCGATCCTGCTGCCATCAAGGGGCGTATTGCCCAGATCAAGAAGCAGATTGAAACCACCACGTCTGATTACGATCGGGAGAAGTTGCAGGAGCGCCTAGCCAAGTTGGCCGGTGGTGTGGCCGTGCTGAACGTCGGTGCTGCCACGGAAGTGGAGATGAAGGAGAAGAAGGCGCGCGTGGAGGACGCATTGCACGCAACCAGGGCGGCCGTCGAGGAGGGGATCGTACCGGGTGGCGGTGTTGTGTTCATCCGCGCCCTTCCGGCCCTGGACAAGCTGAAAGTGGAAGGCGATGAGAAAGTGGGCGTGGACATCGTCCGCCGCGTCCTTGAGGAGCCGGTACGGCAGATTGCCGAAAACGCCGGTTGGGAAGGTTCCATCGTCGTCCAGAAGGTGAAGGATGGCGAGGGCGCCTTTGGGTTCAACGCCGAAACCGAGAAGTTCGAAGACCTGATGAAGGCCGGCGTGATTGACCCCACCAAAGTGGCGCGCGTTGCACTGCAAAACGCTGCCAGCGTGGCAGGCCTCATGCTTATGACCGAGGCCCTCATCGCGGAAAAGCCGGAGAAAGAGAAATCCACGCCGTCGATGCCGCCAGGCAGTGACATGTATTGA
- a CDS encoding sigma-54 dependent transcriptional regulator, with protein MRDELVDTLPEASAVGCDFPEVAERSGSNAFGFDYYYPMVSHNPQIRQMLSLIKKVARSNATVLIQGETGTGKEMMAGLIQLLSLRADKPYIQVNCAALPDQLLESELFGHERGAYTGAYTTRIGKFELADKGTLFLDEVGDMALPTQAKILRVLQEQRFSRLGGNRLINVDVRLIAATNKDLEREIELGNFRLDLYYRLNVVQINIPPLRERREDIPILAEYFRRKFASEMKKEVGGFTQETMRLLQNHSWPGNIRELRNLVERAVIVVGEGKPITPNELSLSGRDYFAAGGQNRRRSESTGGGSLSTLNLAELERTAILQALERTGWVQKEAAQLLGISPRALNYKIALHNITHQSWKKHV; from the coding sequence ATGAGGGACGAACTGGTGGACACCCTTCCCGAGGCGTCAGCGGTGGGGTGCGACTTTCCAGAGGTGGCGGAACGGAGTGGCAGCAATGCCTTCGGGTTCGATTACTACTATCCCATGGTGAGCCACAACCCGCAGATTCGCCAGATGCTATCGCTTATCAAGAAGGTGGCGCGCAGCAATGCCACCGTGCTCATCCAGGGCGAGACAGGAACCGGTAAGGAGATGATGGCCGGGCTGATCCAATTACTCAGCCTGCGGGCGGACAAACCCTACATCCAGGTCAACTGCGCCGCGCTGCCGGACCAGCTGCTGGAAAGTGAGCTCTTTGGCCACGAGCGCGGCGCCTACACCGGAGCCTACACCACACGCATAGGGAAGTTCGAGCTGGCCGATAAAGGCACACTGTTCTTGGACGAGGTGGGCGATATGGCCCTCCCCACGCAGGCCAAGATCCTGCGCGTGCTTCAGGAGCAGCGTTTCAGCCGGCTTGGTGGCAACCGGCTTATCAACGTAGACGTGCGCCTTATTGCCGCCACAAACAAGGACCTGGAGCGCGAAATCGAGCTGGGCAACTTCCGGCTGGACCTCTACTACCGGCTGAACGTGGTGCAGATCAACATCCCGCCGCTGCGGGAGCGCCGAGAGGATATCCCTATCCTGGCAGAGTATTTCCGACGCAAGTTCGCATCGGAAATGAAAAAGGAAGTGGGCGGATTTACCCAAGAGACGATGCGCCTCCTCCAGAACCATTCCTGGCCGGGGAACATTCGCGAGCTCAGGAACTTGGTCGAACGCGCGGTAATCGTCGTTGGCGAAGGGAAGCCCATAACCCCCAACGAACTCTCCCTTTCGGGTAGGGACTATTTCGCTGCGGGTGGGCAGAACCGCCGCCGCTCTGAGAGCACTGGGGGCGGAAGCCTGAGCACTCTGAACTTGGCGGAACTAGAGCGCACAGCGATTCTGCAGGCTCTGGAAAGGACAGGATGGGTACAGAAGGAGGCCGCGCAACTGCTCGGCATTTCGCCGCGCGCCCTCAATTACAAGATCGCTCTCCACAATATCACTCATCAGTCGTGGAAAAAGCATGTGTGA
- a CDS encoding SDR family oxidoreductase, whose protein sequence is MQGARSEAPRLLVTGASGFLGGHVAALATRWWQVYGTWHSQAFHLPGVRAVRLDLCDPQALRRILDEVMPHIIVHCAALTDLDYCETHAEEAQVVNVRAAQLLAQWCGDRGLRFVFVSSDMVFDGSKGHYAESDPVNPINVYGATKVEGEEVVRAHCANYVIARSALIYGRPRTGGSSFSTWIEQRLAAAQPVPLFTDQFRTPILVSELAAALLELCAHSWVGVVHLAGPERVDRFTFGVQLARLLRFEESLLQMRAMAHHHQVAPRPRDVSLRTELARTLLSTPFHGIERGLQLMITEGGPVQALEEGRTDPTPTA, encoded by the coding sequence ATGCAAGGGGCGCGAAGTGAGGCGCCGCGCCTGCTGGTCACCGGGGCGAGTGGCTTCTTGGGCGGGCATGTGGCTGCCCTGGCGACGAGGTGGTGGCAGGTGTACGGCACGTGGCACAGTCAGGCTTTTCACCTGCCGGGCGTGCGCGCAGTACGGCTGGATCTTTGCGACCCGCAGGCCCTGAGACGCATCCTCGATGAGGTTATGCCCCATATCATCGTGCATTGTGCGGCTCTGACCGATCTGGACTACTGCGAGACGCATGCTGAAGAGGCGCAGGTGGTGAACGTCCGGGCAGCGCAGCTGCTGGCGCAGTGGTGCGGTGACCGCGGCCTCCGCTTCGTGTTCGTATCCTCGGACATGGTTTTCGACGGGTCCAAGGGCCACTATGCCGAGAGCGATCCCGTAAATCCAATCAACGTGTACGGGGCGACAAAGGTGGAAGGGGAGGAGGTGGTGCGCGCACACTGTGCCAACTATGTGATCGCACGGTCCGCACTCATCTACGGTCGGCCTCGGACCGGGGGCTCCTCTTTCTCCACGTGGATTGAGCAGCGCTTGGCAGCGGCGCAACCGGTGCCGCTGTTTACCGACCAGTTCCGCACCCCAATTTTGGTCTCAGAGTTGGCCGCGGCTCTGCTCGAACTATGCGCGCATTCCTGGGTGGGCGTCGTACACCTGGCAGGGCCGGAGAGAGTGGACCGCTTTACCTTTGGTGTGCAGCTTGCCCGCCTTTTGAGGTTTGAAGAGTCGCTTCTCCAAATGCGTGCGATGGCCCACCATCATCAGGTGGCACCGCGGCCGCGAGACGTGAGCCTGCGCACAGAGCTGGCCCGAACCCTCCTGTCCACCCCTTTTCACGGCATTGAGCGAGGCCTACAGCTAATGATTACTGAAGGAGGACCGGTGCAGGCTCTAGAGGAAGGACGAACCGACCCTACACCTACGGCATGA
- a CDS encoding deoxynucleoside kinase: MKRDYIAIEGVIGVGKTSLATKLGERYNARVIYEKHEENPFLADFYRDPRRYAFQTQMFFLLSRYRQQQEIPQRDLFHEMVVADYLFAKDRIFAHLTLEDRELWLYDHIASVLEQDIPKPDLVIYLQSTLERLMQNIRKRGRAYERNISEEYLRSLNDAYNQFFFHYDATPLLVVNTTQIDFVNNEEHFEDLVRQIERPLSGTEYYSPSPW, encoded by the coding sequence GTGAAACGCGACTACATTGCCATCGAAGGTGTTATCGGGGTCGGAAAAACCAGTCTGGCCACCAAACTGGGGGAACGCTATAACGCACGTGTCATCTACGAGAAGCACGAAGAAAATCCCTTTCTGGCGGATTTTTATCGCGATCCACGGCGTTATGCGTTCCAGACGCAGATGTTTTTCTTGCTCAGTAGATACAGGCAACAGCAGGAGATCCCGCAGCGCGATCTGTTCCACGAAATGGTCGTCGCCGATTATCTCTTTGCCAAAGACCGGATCTTCGCGCACCTAACTCTTGAAGACAGAGAACTGTGGCTCTATGACCACATCGCCTCCGTGCTTGAGCAAGATATCCCCAAACCAGACCTGGTCATTTATCTACAAAGCACTCTGGAGCGACTGATGCAGAACATTCGCAAGCGGGGGCGCGCATATGAGCGGAACATATCTGAGGAGTACTTGCGCTCGCTCAATGACGCGTACAACCAGTTTTTTTTCCACTATGATGCCACACCGCTCCTGGTGGTGAATACCACGCAGATCGATTTTGTCAACAATGAGGAGCACTTCGAAGACCTGGTGCGCCAGATCGAACGGCCCCTCTCCGGGACCGAATACTACTCCCCTTCGCCCTGGTGA
- the folK gene encoding 2-amino-4-hydroxy-6-hydroxymethyldihydropteridine diphosphokinase, with protein sequence MPAKRNPCKRAEVYLSLGSNMGDRLRNLTLGLQGIAALPGTSLCAVSSLYETEPLGLEEQPMFLNLVCKVTTSLPPRELLRLLQAIEDRLGRQRTQRWGPRTLDIDIVLYDRLTYSDADLSIPHPRYAERRFVLVPLAELAPSLRPPGAGGKKVLQLLADCRDTSVVQRTTQIGSMAIPWGEV encoded by the coding sequence TTGCCCGCGAAGCGTAACCCCTGCAAGAGAGCAGAGGTCTATCTCAGCCTGGGCAGCAACATGGGCGATCGATTGCGCAACCTCACTTTGGGACTGCAAGGTATAGCGGCTTTGCCGGGGACCTCTCTTTGCGCTGTTTCTTCTTTGTATGAGACGGAGCCTCTCGGCCTCGAGGAACAGCCGATGTTCTTGAACCTGGTGTGCAAAGTGACCACCTCATTGCCTCCCCGCGAGCTGCTGCGACTGCTGCAGGCGATCGAAGACCGCCTTGGCCGACAACGAACACAGAGATGGGGGCCGCGCACCCTGGATATCGATATCGTGCTCTACGATCGGTTGACCTACTCGGACGCCGATCTCTCTATTCCACATCCGCGCTATGCCGAGCGGCGCTTCGTCCTGGTCCCGCTGGCGGAACTGGCACCCTCGCTTCGGCCTCCAGGAGCAGGCGGCAAGAAGGTCCTCCAGCTGCTTGCTGACTGCAGAGACACCAGTGTGGTACAACGCACCACGCAAATCGGCAGCATGGCCATACCCTGGGGTGAAGTGTGA
- a CDS encoding KH domain-containing protein, with translation MKEFLEYIVKHLVDDPDQVKVSEVYGETTIVYELRVARQDMGKVIGKNGRTAHAIRVLLSAVARKSGKHATLEILE, from the coding sequence ATGAAGGAGTTCCTGGAGTACATCGTCAAACATCTGGTGGACGATCCGGACCAGGTCAAGGTGTCGGAGGTCTACGGGGAGACGACGATCGTGTACGAGCTGCGTGTGGCTCGGCAGGACATGGGCAAGGTCATCGGCAAAAATGGCCGCACCGCGCACGCTATCCGCGTGTTGCTGAGCGCCGTAGCCCGCAAATCCGGCAAACATGCAACCTTGGAAATCCTTGAGTAG
- a CDS encoding 23S rRNA (pseudouridine(1915)-N(3))-methyltransferase RlmH, with protein sequence MRLKLIVVGVPKNSHIRALAQDYLERLGRYATTQVVYVKDQPGAHAAARLEERLLERLGPHEYLVALDAGGRMLSSPELAAFLGTHATTGVRTLTFLIGGPVGLGERVKKRADLVLSLSPMTFPHELCLVLLLEQLYRGMSILRGEPYHK encoded by the coding sequence ATGCGTCTGAAACTCATAGTGGTCGGGGTGCCGAAAAACAGCCATATACGTGCCCTGGCGCAGGACTACCTGGAGCGACTTGGACGCTATGCCACCACCCAGGTGGTGTACGTCAAAGACCAGCCGGGCGCTCATGCCGCGGCTCGCCTGGAAGAACGACTCCTGGAACGGTTGGGCCCCCATGAGTACCTGGTGGCACTCGATGCTGGAGGGCGAATGTTATCCTCGCCCGAGCTGGCCGCCTTCCTGGGTACCCATGCGACGACTGGTGTCCGAACACTCACCTTCCTCATCGGAGGACCTGTCGGGCTCGGAGAGCGGGTCAAAAAGCGGGCCGACTTGGTCTTGTCGCTCTCACCCATGACCTTCCCGCACGAACTCTGCCTGGTTTTGCTCCTGGAGCAACTCTACCGGGGCATGAGTATCTTGCGGGGCGAGCCGTACCACAAGTGA